The proteins below come from a single Geobacillus thermoleovorans genomic window:
- the rpsT gene encoding 30S ribosomal protein S20, whose translation MANIKSAIKRAKTSEKRRAHNASMKSAMRTAIKKFEALVELKDVEKAREAFIIASKKLDKAASKGLIHKNAASRQKSRLAKKLNSIQAS comes from the coding sequence GTGGCTAACATCAAATCAGCGATCAAACGCGCGAAAACGAGCGAAAAGCGCCGGGCTCACAACGCCTCGATGAAATCGGCCATGCGTACGGCGATCAAAAAATTTGAAGCGCTTGTTGAATTGAAAGACGTGGAAAAAGCGCGCGAGGCATTCATTATTGCGTCGAAAAAATTAGACAAAGCTGCAAGCAAAGGCCTTATCCATAAAAACGCCGCCAGCCGGCAAAAATCGCGCTTAGCGAAAAAATTGAACAGCATCCAAGCTTCCTAA